A single region of the Verrucomicrobiota bacterium genome encodes:
- a CDS encoding RidA family protein, with amino-acid sequence MTKTIIKPAQSAPAVGPYNHAVRVGDLLFCAGQIPLDPATGNLVAPDIKSQTERVLENVKAILDDQRLTFANVVKSTVFLTNLADFTGMNEVYARYFTGDFPARSTVQVAALPRGASVEIEVVAHF; translated from the coding sequence ATGACCAAGACCATCATCAAGCCCGCCCAGTCCGCGCCCGCAGTGGGTCCATACAATCACGCCGTGCGCGTGGGCGACCTGCTGTTCTGTGCCGGGCAGATTCCGCTCGACCCGGCCACGGGCAACCTCGTCGCCCCGGACATCAAATCGCAGACGGAACGCGTGCTCGAAAACGTGAAGGCCATCCTCGACGATCAAAGGCTCACGTTTGCGAACGTGGTGAAAAGCACGGTGTTCCTCACGAACCTCGCGGACTTCACCGGGATGAACGAGGTGTATGCGCGCTACTTCACGGGCGATTTCCCGGCGCGCTCGACCGTGCAAGTTGCCGCACTGCCGCGCGGTGCGAGCGTGGAGATCGAAGTCGTGGCCCACTTCTGA
- a CDS encoding cytidine deaminase, giving the protein MRSTATSELVAAAIAARERAVAPYSGFKVGAALRAEDGAVFTGVNVESASYGLTCCAERTAIFTALAAGARDFNAIAIVARADGGVMPCGACRQMLSEYAPDAAVFVADSARPEAVRKFTVAQLLPGAFVSVNLPRRRVRRRPA; this is encoded by the coding sequence ATGCGCTCGACCGCGACTAGCGAATTGGTGGCCGCCGCGATTGCCGCCCGCGAGCGAGCCGTCGCGCCGTATTCCGGCTTCAAGGTTGGCGCCGCGCTTCGCGCGGAGGACGGGGCCGTCTTCACCGGCGTGAACGTCGAGAGCGCGAGCTACGGGCTGACCTGCTGTGCCGAGCGAACGGCCATCTTCACGGCGCTGGCCGCGGGCGCGCGCGACTTCAACGCGATTGCCATCGTGGCGAGGGCGGACGGGGGCGTGATGCCCTGTGGCGCGTGCAGGCAGATGCTTTCCGAATACGCGCCGGATGCAGCGGTGTTTGTCGCGGACAGCGCGCGTCCGGAAGCGGTGCGCAAGTTCACCGTGGCGCAACTCCTGCCCGGCGCTTTCGTGTCGGTAAACCTCCCGCGGCGCCGGGTTCGGAGGCGACCGGCTTGA
- the rmuC gene encoding DNA recombination protein RmuC, translated as MIDVLLIVAVLLLLAVVSILVALLRRPAGADFTPVTVRLEALEKAQERTERAVKEEIAQNREETSGQSRALREELRDVGHSMMRQMADMARLQQEQLGSFSKQLTQLTESQERKSLELRQAVEAKLAQLQTDNAAKLEAMRQTVDEKLQGTLEKRLGESFKQVSDRLEQVQKGLGEMQSLASGVGDLKRVLTNVKTRGTWGEMQLGVLLGQILAPEQFAQNVRTKPTGGETVEFAIKLPGRDDEDGKSVWLPIDAKFPKEDFERLVDAADRGDAAGVEQAGRDLEARIRAQARDIRDKYIAVPHTTDFGLLYLPTEGLYAEVLRRPGLADSVQREQRVVIVGPTTLAALLNSLQMGFRTLAIQRRSSEVWKVLGAVKTEFGKFGDVLDKVKKKLDETSTTIEDAAHRSRQLQRKLKRVEALPAAESTALLGDAQAAEAEAEPGEEAAERRVD; from the coding sequence ATGATCGATGTGCTGCTCATCGTGGCGGTTTTGCTGTTGCTTGCAGTGGTTTCCATCCTGGTCGCATTGCTGCGCCGACCCGCGGGAGCCGATTTCACTCCCGTGACGGTGCGACTCGAAGCCCTGGAGAAGGCACAGGAGCGGACCGAGCGCGCGGTGAAGGAAGAGATCGCCCAAAATCGCGAGGAAACGTCGGGGCAGAGCCGAGCCCTGCGCGAGGAGTTGCGCGATGTCGGCCACTCGATGATGCGGCAGATGGCCGACATGGCACGGTTGCAGCAAGAGCAACTCGGCTCGTTCTCGAAGCAGCTCACCCAACTGACGGAAAGCCAGGAACGCAAGTCCTTGGAACTTCGCCAGGCGGTCGAGGCCAAGCTCGCGCAACTTCAGACCGACAACGCCGCGAAACTTGAGGCGATGCGCCAAACCGTGGACGAAAAACTGCAGGGCACTCTCGAAAAGCGGCTCGGCGAATCGTTCAAGCAGGTCAGCGACCGCTTGGAGCAGGTGCAAAAGGGCCTGGGTGAGATGCAATCGCTGGCCAGCGGCGTCGGCGACCTCAAGCGCGTCCTCACGAACGTAAAGACCCGCGGCACTTGGGGAGAAATGCAGCTTGGCGTCCTGCTCGGGCAGATTCTCGCGCCGGAGCAATTCGCGCAGAATGTGCGGACCAAGCCGACCGGAGGTGAGACCGTCGAGTTCGCCATCAAGTTGCCCGGACGCGATGACGAGGACGGGAAGTCGGTGTGGCTGCCGATTGACGCGAAGTTTCCGAAGGAGGATTTCGAGCGCCTCGTGGACGCTGCCGACCGCGGTGATGCCGCCGGGGTCGAGCAGGCGGGGCGGGATTTGGAGGCGCGCATCCGCGCGCAGGCCCGGGACATTCGGGACAAATACATCGCGGTCCCGCATACCACCGACTTCGGGCTGCTCTACCTCCCCACCGAAGGTCTCTACGCCGAAGTGCTGCGCCGCCCCGGCTTGGCTGACTCCGTCCAGCGCGAACAGCGGGTCGTGATTGTCGGGCCGACAACTCTCGCGGCGCTGTTGAACAGCCTGCAGATGGGTTTCAGGACGCTCGCCATCCAGAGGCGATCCAGCGAAGTCTGGAAAGTGCTCGGCGCGGTCAAGACCGAGTTCGGCAAATTCGGTGACGTGCTGGACAAGGTGAAGAAGAAGCTCGACGAAACCAGCACCACCATCGAAGACGCAGCGCATCGCAGCCGCCAGCTTCAGCGCAAGCTCAAACGGGTCGAGGCGCTTCCCGCCGCGGAGTCCACCGCGCTGTTAGGCGATGCACAGGCGGCCGAAGCTGAAGCCGAACCTGGGGAGGAAGCGGCGGAACGCCGGGTGGACTGA